In the genome of Metabacillus litoralis, the window TTCAAATTCTATTGGAGCTTAAGTTATCACTCTTAACTTTGTTTTATAGGAAAATCCTATAGATATAAAAATTTTTAGGAGGTTGATTATGAAAAAATCGTTTAAGGGTATGTTAATGTTTCTGATGCTTATTTTAGTCGCAGGTATTTTTGCTGGTTGTTCACAATCTACGACCAACGAAGGGGAAAGCAGTCAAGAAAACGGTAATTCCAGTGATTATCCATCAAAACCAATTACAGTTGTTGTACCAGCAGGCGCAGGTGGAGATACAGATGCAAATGCGAGATTACTAGGAAAATATTTAGAAAAGGAATTAGGTCAACCGGTCGTAATTTCGAACGTAACTGGTGCAGGCGGTACAGTAGGGGCAAAAGAAGTATTAGATGCCGATCCTGATGGGTATACAGCATTATTTTTCCATAACTCATTATTGTTAAATAGAATTATGGGGCTTACACAAGATAGTTATGATTCTTTTAAATTAGCAGGGATTGCTGTTTTAGATCAAGGAAACACTTTTATGGTTAGTGGAGATTCTAAATTTGAAAATCTTCAAGATATGGTTGAATATGCTCGTGAAAATCCAGGTGAAGTATCGATTGCAACAGAGGTTGGGGGCTTTACACACTTACAGCTACTAGCATTACAAAAAGATCAAGGCATTGAACTAAACATTGTAGATGTTGGAGGAGCAGCTGAAAAAGTAACAGCTTTACTTGGAGGCCATGTTGATATCGTTCCAACATCACTAGGATTAGTTAAGGACTATGTTGAGTCTGGTGATATGAGAACACTTGGGATAATGGCAACTGACCGAGTTGATCTTATGTCTGATGTTCCAACATTTGTTGAACAAGGTGTAAACAGTGAGTTTGAAAAATTCTTCTTCTTTGGTTTTAATCCAGACACTCCCGATGAGATTGTTGACGCGTTCTCAAAAGCTGTTGAGAATGTAGTAAATGACGAGGAATATGTAAAAGAAGCAGAAAAATTCTTAGTAACACCAACTTATATGAATTCTGAAGAAGCATTTGATTATATGAAGAAAACAGAAGAGAAATATATTGAGATAAATAAAGAGTAGTAACTCAACACAAGTATAAAAAACTGGAAAGAATACACATTTTTTAAGTTGACAACAAATCCTATTTGTCTTACAATTTAAATTAATTGTAAGACAAATAGACAATAAGTCAAAGGTGATGGAAGGGATTGGTAATATGACTGAAAATAGGAAGGCACCAACGGGAATTTTAGGATTTCCAACCGCACCATATAACGAAAACGGTAACATCGATGAACAGGCGTTAGCAGCAAATATTCAGTTTTTAATTGATTCAGGGCTCTCATCTATCTTTATTGCGTGTGGTTCAGGTGAATTTCATGCACTAAATAAAGCTGAGTACCAAACAATGATTGAGGTCGCTGTGGCTGTTACAAATCAAAAGGTTCCTGTTTATTCAGGAGTCGGTGGATCCATTTCGGAGGCGGTTGAGTTAGTAACACTGTCAGAAGATTTAGGAGTAGATGGGTATTTAATTCTTCCTCCATACCTAATTGAAGGGGAACAAGAAGGATTATACAACTATTACAAAAAGATTCTTAGTAGCAGCCAATTAAATGCCATTCTTTATCAGAGAGATAATGCGGTCTTGCAATTACCGATATTGCAACGGTTATTAGAAGAATTTCCTCAGATTGTAGGCATAAAAGATGGTCAAGGAAATATGGAATTAAACCTTGAGTTAACACAAACCATTGGCAATCGAGTGGAATGGTTAAACGGCATGCCATTTGCAGAAATCACGATGCCAGCTTACAAAGGAATTGGATTTAACTCATATTCTTCTGCTATATCAAACTATCTTCCACATATCTCAAGGTTGTATTTTGAAGCATTATTGGAAGGGAAAGACAATATAGCCAATGAGATTTATAGAGATGTTCTTCTTCCGATTAACCACATTAGAAAACAACGAAAAGGTTATGCGGTGTCATTAATTAAGGCTGGAATGGAAATCATGGGCTTTCAAGTAAAAAACACCGTTCGACCACCTTGTGTTCCAGTTGAAGAAGAACATTATCAACAACTAAAGAAAATTATAGAAAACACTTTAGAGAAATATCCCATTCAAAACAACGCAGTAAGTAGCTCTATAGATTAATTTAGAAATTAAAGGAGGAAGTAACATGGCTGTAGAAACAAAAAACAAAACATACAAAAACTTTATAAACGGGGCTTGGACTGAATCTTTAAGTGGTGACGTTCAAAAGAGTATTAATCCTGCAAACTATGATGATGTTGTTGGCTATGTTCAAATGTCTACCAAAGAAGAAGTAGATCAAGCTGTTGCTGCAGCAAAGGAAGCACAAAAAGCATGGCGTAAATTAGCTGGAAGTGAACGAGGTGCCTATTTATATAAAGCTGCTGATATTTTAGAAAAACGTTTAGATGAAGTTGCTGAAACGATGACTCGTGAAATGGGAAAAACTCTTCCAGAAGCAAAAGGTGAAACAGCTCGTGGTGTAGCAATTCTTCGTTATTATGCTGGCGAAGGCATGCGTAAAGTCGGAGATGTGATCCCATCAACAGATAGCAAGGCATTAATGTTCACAAGCAGAGTTCCTTTAGGAGTTGTTGGTGTGATTACACCTTGGAATTTCCCAGTCGCAATTCCGATTTGGAAAATGGCTCCAGCTCTTATTTATGGTAACTCTGTTGTATTAAAACCAGCTCAAGAAACAGCTGTTACAGCAGCAAAAGTAATTGAATGCTTTGAAGAAGCAGGCTTTCCTGCAGGTGTTGTTAATTTCGTTACTGGCTCTGGCTCTGTTATTGGTCCTGCAATCACTGAGAATCCAGATGTGAGTGGTATTACGTTCACAGGATCAAATGGTGTTGGTAAAGGAATTGGTCAAGCAGCATTAAGTCGTGGAGCAAAATATCAGCTTGAAATGGGTGGGAAAAACCCTGTTATCGTTGCTGCTGATGCAGATATAGATCTTGCTGTTGAAGCAACAATTAGTGGAGCGTTCCGTTCAACAGGTCAAAAATGTACAGCAACTAGTAGAGTTATTGTTGAGGCTGCTGTTTATGAAACATTCAAAGAAAAACTAGTTGAAAAAACGAAAGAAATTACAGTTGGAAATGGCTTGCAAGATGGCATTTGGATGGGACCATCTGCAAGTGAAGGACAACTAAACACTGTGCTTTCTTACATTGAAAAAGGAAAAGAAGAAGGTGCTCGACTGCTTGTAGGTGGAAACCGTTTAACAGGGGTTGAATATGATAAAGGCTTTTATGTTGAACCAACTATTTTTGATAACGTAACTTCAGATATGACAATTGCTCAAGAAGAAATTTTCGGACCAGTTATTGCTCTTATCCAAGTTAACTCAATGGAAGATGCACTAGCACTTGCAAATGATGTTCAATATGGATTAAGTGCTTCTATCTTCACAACAAATATTTCAAACATGCTTTCATTTATAGAAGATATGGAAGCTGGACTTGTTCGTATTAATGCTGAAAGTGCTGGAGTTGAGCTGCAAGCACCATTTGGTGGAATGAAACAGTCAAGCTCACATTCTCGTGAACAAGGTGAAGCAGCTAAAGAATTCTTCACTTCTATTAAAACAGTTTTTGTAAAGTAAAAAAGGGAGATATGCAGGAGTATAGTAGTTTTTAATAAAGGAGACGCTTCCAATGTCTTTTAAAAAAACAAACGAAATTCCACTCTTTATAAAAGTAAATTCAAAAGATAATGTAGCGATTATCGTTAATTCAAAAGGGCTGCCGGAAGGAACTTCCTTTCCGTGTGGTCTAACCTTGGTTGATTATGTACCCCAAGGTCATAAAGTAACATTATCTGATTTAGAGGCTGGCGATGCGATTATTCGGTATGGAGAAGTCATCGGATATGCCCAATCAACAATGAAAAAAGGCAGCTGGGTGAAAGAATCTTTCATTCAGATGCCAACCCCTCCAGAGTTAGATGCATTACCGTTAGCAACAAAGATACCAGATCCACAGCCACCTTTAGAGGGATATACGTTTTTAGGATATCGCAATCCTGATGGCACCGCTGGTATTAAAAATATACTAGGTATCACAACAAGTGTTCAATGTGTTGCAGGCGTGCTTGATTATGCAGTAAACAGAATCAAAAAGGAAATACTTCCAAACTATCCTAATGTTCATGATGTTGTCGCAATTAATCATACATATGGATGTGGAGTTGCAATTAATGCTCCTGAAGCAGCTATTCCGATTCGGACGATTCAAAATATTGCCACACACCCAAACCTTGGCGGAGAAGTGATGGTGGTTGGCTTAGGCTGTGAAAAGTTAGCACCAGGTCGATTAGTGCCTGATGGAGATCATGAAAAAATTCTTTCATTACAAGATCAAAATGGTTTTATCAATATGATTGAAATGATCATGAATATGGCAGAGGAGCGCTTGAAAACATTAAATGAGCGTGAAAGAGTCATTTGTCCCGTTTCTGACCTAGTTGTAGGTTTACAATGTGGTGGTAGTGATGCGTTTTCTGGTGTTACAGCAAATCCAGCTGTAGGGTATGCTGCTGATTTACTAGTTAGAGCAGGGGCAACGGTTATGTTTTCGGAAGTTACAGAAGTACGCGATGCTGTACATTTATTAACTCCAAGAGCCTTGAATGCAGAAGTTGGCCGTGAACTAATTCATGAAATGAAGTGGTATGATGACTATTTACAGCGAGGAGAAGCGGACCGAAGCGCAAATCCTTCACCAGGCAATAAAAAGGGTGGATTGTCCAATGTGGTTGAAAAATCATTAGGATCCATTGTGAAATCCGGTACCTCTGCGATCAATGGTGTTGTGCCGCCAGGAGAAAAAGCAAAGCAAAAAGGATTACTTTTTGCGGCAACTCCAGCAAGTGATTTTGTATGTGGTACACTACAATTAGCTTCTGGAATGCATCTTCAGATTTTCACAACAGGTCGCGGTACTCCATATGGTTTAGCAATGGCTCCAGTTATTAAAGTATCAACGCGGAATTCATTACAAGAACAGTGGAAGGATTTAATTGATGTGAATGCTGGTCAAATTGCAACAGGTGAAGCATCTATTGAAGAAGTTGGTTGGGAACTTTTTCATTTTATTTTAGATGTTGCAAGTGGACGAAAGCAAACATGGGCTGACAAGTGGGGGTTGTACAATAATTTAGCATTATTTAATCCTGCTCCTGTAACATAAATATGTACGGTTTTTAGGCATACCTTTATAGGGTGCCTTACTCTTTTTGTCACAGATTTTATAAAGTTCATAAGGGGATGAAAGCACTTGCGGAGTTATCTTATATTAATCATGTGTTTTCTGTTTTTAATTCAATACTTTGTTCAACAAACATGGTTAGGGTATGTTGTTGTCATATTAGTATTAGCGGCTTTTTTTGCAAGTGTGAAAGAAGCAAAAGGTTTTCCGCGAATTATTGGGTCGATCATGATGGGAACGGGTATGATATTAGAATTCTATAAAGGTGCAGGAATTAATGGAATAAGTGAAGGCATGTTACTTATACTACCTTTACTTTGTTTAGTAACACTTGCGCCACTGCTCTCAATCCCTCTTAAATTAGGGGGGTATTTTGAAGCCATAGATTTACTGTTGCGAAATTTATTACACCACCCCAAACGACTTTTCGCAGGGATTACCACTTCTTTGTTTATCTTAAGCCCTATTTTAAGCTTAGGCTCCGTTCGTTTAATTAGTGAATTTCTTTCAGATTTAAAACTTCCTTCAGCTATGTCTGCCAAAAGCTATCTTATCGGGTTCTCTTCAGCTATCCTATGGTCTCCCTACTTCGCATCTGTTTCCTTAGTTCTTTATTATTTGGATATGTCTGTTGGAAAATATATTTTATACGGAATTGGATTATCAGTTTTATCACTAATAATCGGAAACATGTTATTTGCTTTATGGGAGAAAAAACATCCAATTCGACATGGAACAGCTCCTGAACTTCCATTGACGGAAAAGTCAAGAAAACAGTTAGTTTTATTAGCCCTGTTTGTTTCATTACTTATGTCATTTTCCTTAGCTATTGAGTATGTAACAAAATGGTCAATGATTGTGATTGTTTGTATCATATCCTGCATACTACCCTTATTATGGGCGGTTACCACAAAAAGCTGGTCAAAATTGCTTCCTTTGTTAAAAGATTATCGAGACCATTCCGTACCGATGATGAATAATGAAATCATGTTATTTAGCTCTGCAGGATTATTAGCACATGCCATACAAGGAACAAATCTAGCTAATTCGGTAAGTAACCTGTTAACAGTTGTCGCGAATCAATCATTTTTATTATTTGCCTTATGCGTAATTATACTTGTTGTTATGATTACGTATATTGGTATTCACCAAATTGCCGTGATTGCCGCACTTGCGATGCAACTTAATGCAGATCAGCTTGGAATTAGTTCACTGTCACTAGCTATGTTGCTCTTACTTTGCTGGTCCATTTCAACTGCATTAAGTCCATTCTCGGGTTTAAACTTAATGGTCTGCAGACTTGTTGGTATATCAGGATTTGAAGCAGGAATTCGTGCAAATGGAGTTCATCTTACTGTTATGGCCATACTTGGACTGGGTATTATCATGTTTATTAGTTAAATAGGATCATATCTTCACAGAATAATCCCCGTTCTTGGTATAATAGAAGTCGGGGTTTTTTGTTTACATAAAACAAATAGTTAATTGGATGGAGAAAAGAAAATGAAAAAGAAACGAATCATTACTGGCTCAATTTGTGCAATTTTACTAGTAGCTGCCTATTTTTTTGTAGGAAACTATTTTTACAATTTTGCTTTAAATGTTGATCGAGAGAAAGAATTTTTAGAAGATAACCCAAACTTACAGCAAAGCGATGCAGTTGTTGCATCTGTCGCAGAGGAAGCAGAGCTTGCTGATGATGATTTTGAGCAAAAATATAGTCCTACGGAGCTTAGCGTTATTTCGACTGATAAAGAACAATTAAAGTTAAATGCGTTTGTTTATGAAAATGAACAAGCTGATCACAAGTGGGCAATTGTTGTTCATGGTTATAATGGTAAGGCAAAATCAATGACGAGATATGTTCGGAATTTTTATGAAAAAGGCTACAATGTGCTTGCACCGGACCTTCGCGGACATGGAGAGAGTGAAGGGGATTATATTGGCATGGGCTGGCACGATCGTAAAGATATGTTACTGTGGATTGATCAAATTGTTAAAAAGGATCAGGATGCAGAAATTGTTTTATTCGGTGTATCAATGGGTGGAGCAACAGTCATGATGACATCTGGGGAAGAGTTACCATCAAACGTGAAAGTAATTGTAGAAGATTGTGGTTACTCGTCTGTAAGTGATGTGTTTGTGTATCAGCTAGACGATCTTTTCGGTTTACCTGAATTTCCTGTCATGAATGCAGCGAATACGGTAACGAAGTTTCGCGCCGGATATGATTTATATGATGCATCTGCTCTAGAGCAAGTTTCCAAAAGTGTAACACCAATGTTATTTATTCATGGTGATGCTGATACGTTTGTCCCGTTCGAAATGCTGGATAAAGTCTATAAGGCAGCAAATGTGGAGAAGGAAAAGCTGGTTATCTCAGGCGCTAATCATGGAGATGCGGAGAAAGTGGACCCTAAGGCTTATTGGGGTACTGTGTGGCAATTTGTTGATCGTTATATAAATTAATTGTAATTGAGGTGTAAGTATACAAACTTACACCTTTTAATCAATAAATTATTGAGTAATCGAATCATATACATCATCAACCACTTCTTCATCTTGAATATCAAATTCCATTCTTAAATTATACCGAATGATTTCTTTGTTTACCGAACCTTCAATCACTTCCACTTTACTTGTTTTCAACCAATGGGCAATCAATTGAATTTGATCATTATAATTTAAAACATTCATACTAAACGCTCCTTCCGATAAAATCGTATTTATAAAATTTGCGTATTGTTCCATTTATATACGTTGAAACCTGAAAACCGCAGGAATGAAGTTTTTATGGTAAAATTATGTAAAGGACAGGTGATCATTATGAAAAGCAAAGCTACTGTTTTTTTTCTCTTTTTATTTATTGCTTCAATAGCTGCAGGCTTAGCTTTAAAAGACGTATTTCGTTATTCTATGATTATTGGAGTTGGCTTGGCTATGTTCTTCATCATTTTAAGCGCTCTGTCGCTTAGTAAAAGTAGAAAACACGAGTAAAGTCAATTCGGTTGAGGGTGAGTTAGATTCGGATGGTCTTTTAACTCATGAATATTCTAGGAAGATAGATTATAATAATGAAAGAATGAAAGAACTAGGAGCAAATACAAATGAACAAACATAACAGCAAGTACAGATGGGTCGTTTTTGCCTCCGTCCTATTCACCTATTTTCTTATAGTTAGTCAAAGAACGGCACCGGGCTTAATTACAGATCAATTAATGAAGGATTTTCATGTAACAGCTGCAACAATTGGCATGATTGCAAGTATTCAGTTTGTCGCATACGCAGGTTTACAGGTTCCGATTGGAATTTTATCAGATCGGTTTGGACCTAATTTTTTCCTCATTGTTGGAACATTTTTAACTGGAATTGGAACTGTGCTGTATAGTGTTGCACCCAATGAAATTGTGCTTCTTTTGGCAAGGTTAATTGTTGGAACTGGTGATTCGGCTATTTGGGTGAATTTAGTTTTAATTTTAAGTCAATGGTTTAAAGGAAATGAGTTTGTTAAATTAATTGGTATGGCTGGTATGGCAGGAAGTCTTGGCTTTTTTCTGGCATCCGTACCATTTTCGATATTTATAGGATTAACAGGGTGGAGAACTTCCTTTTTATCAATGGGGATCCTTTTGTGTTTTAGTGGACTTCTTCTTTATATGGTTTTGGTTCATCGTCCGAATAGAACGATGAAAAATGATCAATCAAATCA includes:
- a CDS encoding tripartite tricarboxylate transporter substrate binding protein → MKKSFKGMLMFLMLILVAGIFAGCSQSTTNEGESSQENGNSSDYPSKPITVVVPAGAGGDTDANARLLGKYLEKELGQPVVISNVTGAGGTVGAKEVLDADPDGYTALFFHNSLLLNRIMGLTQDSYDSFKLAGIAVLDQGNTFMVSGDSKFENLQDMVEYARENPGEVSIATEVGGFTHLQLLALQKDQGIELNIVDVGGAAEKVTALLGGHVDIVPTSLGLVKDYVESGDMRTLGIMATDRVDLMSDVPTFVEQGVNSEFEKFFFFGFNPDTPDEIVDAFSKAVENVVNDEEYVKEAEKFLVTPTYMNSEEAFDYMKKTEEKYIEINKE
- the kdgD gene encoding 5-dehydro-4-deoxyglucarate dehydratase; amino-acid sequence: MTENRKAPTGILGFPTAPYNENGNIDEQALAANIQFLIDSGLSSIFIACGSGEFHALNKAEYQTMIEVAVAVTNQKVPVYSGVGGSISEAVELVTLSEDLGVDGYLILPPYLIEGEQEGLYNYYKKILSSSQLNAILYQRDNAVLQLPILQRLLEEFPQIVGIKDGQGNMELNLELTQTIGNRVEWLNGMPFAEITMPAYKGIGFNSYSSAISNYLPHISRLYFEALLEGKDNIANEIYRDVLLPINHIRKQRKGYAVSLIKAGMEIMGFQVKNTVRPPCVPVEEEHYQQLKKIIENTLEKYPIQNNAVSSSID
- the gucD gene encoding alpha-ketoglutaric semialdehyde dehydrogenase GucD, with the translated sequence MAVETKNKTYKNFINGAWTESLSGDVQKSINPANYDDVVGYVQMSTKEEVDQAVAAAKEAQKAWRKLAGSERGAYLYKAADILEKRLDEVAETMTREMGKTLPEAKGETARGVAILRYYAGEGMRKVGDVIPSTDSKALMFTSRVPLGVVGVITPWNFPVAIPIWKMAPALIYGNSVVLKPAQETAVTAAKVIECFEEAGFPAGVVNFVTGSGSVIGPAITENPDVSGITFTGSNGVGKGIGQAALSRGAKYQLEMGGKNPVIVAADADIDLAVEATISGAFRSTGQKCTATSRVIVEAAVYETFKEKLVEKTKEITVGNGLQDGIWMGPSASEGQLNTVLSYIEKGKEEGARLLVGGNRLTGVEYDKGFYVEPTIFDNVTSDMTIAQEEIFGPVIALIQVNSMEDALALANDVQYGLSASIFTTNISNMLSFIEDMEAGLVRINAESAGVELQAPFGGMKQSSSHSREQGEAAKEFFTSIKTVFVK
- the garD gene encoding galactarate dehydratase is translated as MSFKKTNEIPLFIKVNSKDNVAIIVNSKGLPEGTSFPCGLTLVDYVPQGHKVTLSDLEAGDAIIRYGEVIGYAQSTMKKGSWVKESFIQMPTPPELDALPLATKIPDPQPPLEGYTFLGYRNPDGTAGIKNILGITTSVQCVAGVLDYAVNRIKKEILPNYPNVHDVVAINHTYGCGVAINAPEAAIPIRTIQNIATHPNLGGEVMVVGLGCEKLAPGRLVPDGDHEKILSLQDQNGFINMIEMIMNMAEERLKTLNERERVICPVSDLVVGLQCGGSDAFSGVTANPAVGYAADLLVRAGATVMFSEVTEVRDAVHLLTPRALNAEVGRELIHEMKWYDDYLQRGEADRSANPSPGNKKGGLSNVVEKSLGSIVKSGTSAINGVVPPGEKAKQKGLLFAATPASDFVCGTLQLASGMHLQIFTTGRGTPYGLAMAPVIKVSTRNSLQEQWKDLIDVNAGQIATGEASIEEVGWELFHFILDVASGRKQTWADKWGLYNNLALFNPAPVT
- a CDS encoding TRAP transporter large permease subunit, with amino-acid sequence MRSYLILIMCFLFLIQYFVQQTWLGYVVVILVLAAFFASVKEAKGFPRIIGSIMMGTGMILEFYKGAGINGISEGMLLILPLLCLVTLAPLLSIPLKLGGYFEAIDLLLRNLLHHPKRLFAGITTSLFILSPILSLGSVRLISEFLSDLKLPSAMSAKSYLIGFSSAILWSPYFASVSLVLYYLDMSVGKYILYGIGLSVLSLIIGNMLFALWEKKHPIRHGTAPELPLTEKSRKQLVLLALFVSLLMSFSLAIEYVTKWSMIVIVCIISCILPLLWAVTTKSWSKLLPLLKDYRDHSVPMMNNEIMLFSSAGLLAHAIQGTNLANSVSNLLTVVANQSFLLFALCVIILVVMITYIGIHQIAVIAALAMQLNADQLGISSLSLAMLLLLCWSISTALSPFSGLNLMVCRLVGISGFEAGIRANGVHLTVMAILGLGIIMFIS
- a CDS encoding alpha/beta hydrolase gives rise to the protein MKKKRIITGSICAILLVAAYFFVGNYFYNFALNVDREKEFLEDNPNLQQSDAVVASVAEEAELADDDFEQKYSPTELSVISTDKEQLKLNAFVYENEQADHKWAIVVHGYNGKAKSMTRYVRNFYEKGYNVLAPDLRGHGESEGDYIGMGWHDRKDMLLWIDQIVKKDQDAEIVLFGVSMGGATVMMTSGEELPSNVKVIVEDCGYSSVSDVFVYQLDDLFGLPEFPVMNAANTVTKFRAGYDLYDASALEQVSKSVTPMLFIHGDADTFVPFEMLDKVYKAANVEKEKLVISGANHGDAEKVDPKAYWGTVWQFVDRYIN